In the Armatimonadota bacterium genome, GTAAGGCATTATCAGCGCAAACTCAGAGTCACCGGCTCTGCCGACGACATCGCATCGGCGAACACAATCCCTCACGGCAAGCCCGATCCTGTAGAACACATCCTCGCCGCGCATCACTCCGAACTGCTTCCTGAACTCCTCGAGACCGTCTACCGCCACGATACCGTATGCAAGCTCCGAGCCGGACCGAAGCGCGCGGCTGACCTCCTCGTCGAGCCGAGCCTCGATGTACTCAGCCGAGTACAGCCCGGTGACGCTGTCCACGACGGCGGGCTGCAGATCGTCGGCATCCCTTCCGGGCCTGCGGGTGGCCAGTTGAAGCTGGACCTGCGCCTCCTTAACCTCCTCGGTCGTAAGGATGCGGCGGAGCTTCCTCGTACCGTTGCGGAGGATGTGGGACACGTAGTTGCAGGATATGCCGAGCGTCTTCGCGATCTCGGTCTGGCTGAGTCCCGTGTAGTAGAACTCCTGGATGACCTTCTGCTCGATGGTCTTCAGCTTGTGCATGCAGGTTTCGAGGACGATCTTGTCTTCAACCGGCAGCTGGAAGGTGACGCAACTGTCATCCTGCACCTTGTCGAGGTCAACGCCGTTCGACGGTCCGTCATCCTGGTCTATGTCCAGCGACGCGACCTTGAACACCTCTCGCGTAGTCAGCAGGTCGGCGACCTGCTCCTCCGGAAGGTGCATGACTCGGCCGATCTCGCTCTCGGTCGGCTGGC is a window encoding:
- a CDS encoding sigma-70 family RNA polymerase sigma factor: MAKSKLSEAEVQALLALYAKSGDKLLRDQVISQYRNLVEGIARRFVGSAEPVEDLVQEGYIGLITAADLYNADKGVKFSTYATHFIVGTIKHALRDRGKIIKEPAWLQELNYKMDRVVSALCQELGRQPTESEIGRVMHLPEEQVADLLTTREVFKVASLDIDQDDGPSNGVDLDKVQDDSCVTFQLPVEDKIVLETCMHKLKTIEQKVIQEFYYTGLSQTEIAKTLGISCNYVSHILRNGTRKLRRILTTEEVKEAQVQLQLATRRPGRDADDLQPAVVDSVTGLYSAEYIEARLDEEVSRALRSGSELAYGIVAVDGLEEFRKQFGVMRGEDVFYRIGLAVRDCVRRCDVVGRAGDSEFALIMPYTGAQAVRVGARVCKVVMNTGFETPRNGPPAHFGLRFGCSVYPHQCRSARKLLSAARTNLEKSAPRELPKAA